The Rosa chinensis cultivar Old Blush chromosome 7, RchiOBHm-V2, whole genome shotgun sequence DNA segment AAGCGACGTCGTCGACGCCGTCTCCCGATTCTGCTGCCGCAAGAACATCGGCCTCGTCATCCTCACCGGCTCCGGAACCGTCGCCAACGTTACTCTACGTCAGCCGTCCACTACTCCAGGAGCTACTGTTACCTTCCACGGCCGCTTCGACATCCTCTCGATCTCCGCCACCTTCCTTCCTCAATCGACGGCGGCCGGCCCGATCCCCAACGGCTTTACCATCTCCCTCGCCGGACCGCAGGGCCAGATCGTCGGAGGACTCGTCGCCGGGGCCTTGATAGCTGCCGGAACTGTTTACATCATCGCGGCGTCGTTCAACAGCCCTTCGTACCATCGGCTGCCGGTGGAGGACGAGGCGGCGCCCAGGAACTCGGTGTCGGGAGGGGAAGCTCAGTCGCCGCCTCTTTCGACTGGCGGGGAGAGTGGGGGTCACGCGCCGGCACAGTCTTGTGGGATGGCCATGTACAGCTGTCACTTGCCTACCGATGTTATCTGGGCTCCGACTGCAAGACAACCACCTCCTCCGCCACCCTACTGAACAACCAGTTTTTCCAtcgttagttttttttttttttttttttttccttttcttccactGGAAATGATATCGGCACTCCAAAAACTACTCCCTGCACTCCCCTACTCCTTCAGCCAGAAGAGTGTAGATTGCTGTTGTTGGAGTGACGATGGCAActcctttctttgttttcttctggGTTAATTTCGTGGGGAAACTTACTGTGAATTTAGAAGCTGGTTAATTTTTACTTTCATCTGGGTACTGTTTAATATTTCTTTTGCAAATTTTTGTATGTTTCATGTTGATTAATCTAGATGGTAATGTTAATGCTAGTGTTTAGTGCTAATGTTCTTGGTTTTTGATTggagaaatttgaaattttattgaggaataataataataatttttgagcAATGAGATGCAAATACAATGCTGCATGTGAGTGGGTGGCAGAGAGTGATTAAATGTGGTGGTCAGTTTTGATGTCTGGTGTGAAAAGATAACACAATGGGGTGTCTGAGTGTTCTGAGCTTGCAGCGTCTTTAATGGTTGGCTGGGGCTGGCTCTTGGGGCAAAAGCCAAGGCTGCTTTTTTCGGTTTTGGATTTGTTGGTTGGCCTTTAATGGGTTGTGGGTTTCGTTTTGCTTTGAAGTTTGGGATTGATGAATCTCTCTGCTTCCttattcattcattcatcaCTGTCTAGGTCTGGCTAAGCTGGGTCTGAAGATAtcgatgatgatggtgatgatgatgatgatgcaacATAACATAGCATGCACCACTGCCTCGTGATAGCACTAGTGGCGcaagatagatagatagatagagacATAAAAGCATTTGATTCCGTTCTGGATTTTTTCTCTATCTTCTTGTTCTTAGCTTCTGGATTTGGATAAAGTGTGTGGCAGTAGAGAACGTGGCTGGGGTTTGTGCTTGCCAGTTTAGGCTGTTTCTTTTTCAGAGAGCTATTGCTATTATCCAATATATGGGTGCATTGATGATCATAATATGCCATTCTTCTCCTTCCCAGCTTCCCTCCTCCactctttttatttctttctcgaTAATCCAATTCCATCTTCTGAGTTCTGATGATGATATGATCTTGTAGTGTGTACTTTGGTCTGTCTCCATCTTACTTAGACTGATCACTTTGTTCTCAGCTCCCATACTTTCCTTTCCTTGATGGGAAAAAAGCAAACACAGCatcatgaaagagagagagagagagaaaagcaaagGTGGTGGCTTGGCTCTTCCCGAGCCTctaatattatttttgttattataTCGATGCTTTTAGCAATTTTGTACATCACTTTGCATGAAGTAACCACCTAGGTTAGCTTCTCCTAACGTTGAATTCTCAAACCGTGTAAATCCTCGTACATAAAAACTCTTATAAATGAATAATGTTAGGATTACAATTAATTACTACTTTAAAggttttattatattatattactctaaaaaaaaaaaggttttattttattattggtAAATGAATAATAAATATTTATCACTTTAGAGAGAGATGATCAAGATTCAGATGACATTTATGTTAAACTAGATGtttctttgaagaaaaaaaaaacatatcgtGCGGTGGTA contains these protein-coding regions:
- the LOC112179329 gene encoding AT-hook motif nuclear-localized protein 17; amino-acid sequence: MKGEYGGGDTKSETQNMFSKLHHHNNPQSHPHPHPHHPQQQQQQQFHHHFSNPFQITPVRECQPQTSEEEDTSRTSSGTATKPLVSDPNNPTGGDGATIEVVRRPRGRPPGSKNKPKPPVIITRDTEPAMSPYILEVPGGSDVVDAVSRFCCRKNIGLVILTGSGTVANVTLRQPSTTPGATVTFHGRFDILSISATFLPQSTAAGPIPNGFTISLAGPQGQIVGGLVAGALIAAGTVYIIAASFNSPSYHRLPVEDEAAPRNSVSGGEAQSPPLSTGGESGGHAPAQSCGMAMYSCHLPTDVIWAPTARQPPPPPPY